One stretch of Streptomyces sp. NBC_01142 DNA includes these proteins:
- a CDS encoding ECF transporter S component produces MTTPQARAVRLGPRSVTALALISAIGVIAFGWPLLADSDSGLAHSADAPWLFAALLPLLVAVVVATIADTGMDAKAVAMLGVLAAVGAALRPLGAGTAGLEPMFFLMVLSGRVLGPGFGFVLGSVTMFASALLTGGVGPWMPFQMLAMGWFTMGAGLLPGPDRLRGRAELLMLGLYGAVAAFAYGTVMNLQGWTYIGGLSSGVSFHPGDPVHENLVRFVAYCVATSLGWDLGRAVLTVVLTLTIGSTVLKALRRATRRARFEVQVTFEAPDRPSWSEAPHRASVRYEPK; encoded by the coding sequence GTGACCACCCCGCAGGCCCGCGCCGTACGCCTCGGCCCCCGTTCCGTCACCGCACTCGCCCTCATCAGCGCGATCGGCGTCATCGCCTTCGGCTGGCCGCTGCTGGCCGACTCCGATTCCGGGCTCGCCCACTCCGCCGACGCCCCGTGGCTGTTCGCCGCACTGCTCCCGCTCCTCGTCGCCGTGGTCGTCGCGACGATCGCCGACACCGGGATGGACGCGAAAGCCGTGGCCATGCTCGGGGTACTCGCGGCTGTCGGCGCCGCGCTGCGCCCGCTCGGCGCGGGGACCGCCGGCCTGGAGCCCATGTTCTTCCTGATGGTGCTGAGCGGCCGGGTCCTCGGTCCCGGCTTCGGCTTCGTCCTCGGCTCGGTCACGATGTTCGCGTCCGCGCTGCTCACCGGCGGGGTCGGCCCCTGGATGCCGTTCCAGATGCTGGCGATGGGGTGGTTCACGATGGGCGCCGGACTGCTGCCGGGCCCGGACCGCCTGCGCGGCCGCGCCGAGCTGCTGATGCTCGGGCTGTACGGTGCCGTCGCCGCGTTCGCCTACGGCACGGTCATGAACCTGCAGGGCTGGACGTACATCGGCGGCCTCTCCTCGGGCGTCTCCTTCCACCCCGGCGACCCGGTCCACGAGAACCTGGTCCGTTTCGTCGCCTACTGCGTGGCGACCTCGCTCGGCTGGGATCTGGGGCGTGCCGTGCTCACCGTCGTACTGACCCTCACCATCGGCTCCACCGTCCTCAAGGCGCTGCGCCGTGCCACGCGCCGCGCCCGCTTCGAGGTGCAGGTCACATTCGAGGCCCCCGACAGGCCCTCCTGGAGTGAGGCGCCCCACAGGGCTTCAGTACGGTACGAGCCGAAATAG
- a CDS encoding DUF4287 domain-containing protein, giving the protein MTETVKGPAGYFPSIEKKYGRPIPEWKELIRSSHLTKHMELVSWLKAEHGLGHGHANALVAHTLAEGPAR; this is encoded by the coding sequence ATGACGGAAACCGTGAAGGGCCCTGCCGGCTACTTCCCTTCGATCGAGAAGAAGTACGGCCGCCCGATCCCTGAGTGGAAGGAGCTCATCCGCTCCTCGCACCTGACCAAGCACATGGAACTCGTCTCCTGGCTCAAGGCCGAACACGGCCTGGGGCACGGCCACGCCAACGCCCTCGTCGCGCACACCCTTGCCGAGGGCCCTGCCCGGTGA
- a CDS encoding ABC transporter ATP-binding protein: MIRFEDVSVTYGDAGAPAISGVDLTVPEGELVLLVGPSGVGKSTLLSAVSGLVPHFTGGTLRGRVTVDGRDTRTHKPRELADLVGTVGQDPLAHFVTDTVEDELAYGMESLGLAPEVMRRRVEETLDLLGMAELRDRPIATLSGGQQQRVAIGSVLTPHPRILVLDEPTSALDPAAAEEVLAVLQRLVHDLGTTILMAEHRLERVVQYADQVILLPAPGAPPVVGDPAGIMAVSPVYPPVVALGRLAGWDPLPLSVRDARRRAGALRERLADLSPTPRLPATGTPLPTPRLAATGTPPPTPRLNRRRGIFAARPAKDTSHGPLAEVQALTVRRDRIEALRRVGLSVAPGETIALMGRNGAGKSTLLSSLVGMVEPTSGSVLVGGLTPHRTPPRELIRQVGLVPQEPRDLLYADTVAAECAAADADAGATPGSCRALVSELLPDVPDATHPRDLSEGQRLALALAIVLTGRPPLLLLDEPTRGLDYAAKARLVGVLRDLAAEGHAIVLATHDVELAADLAHRVVILADGEIVADGPTSEVVVSSPAFAPQVAKILAPQKWLTVAQVREAEAL; the protein is encoded by the coding sequence GTGATCCGCTTCGAAGACGTGTCGGTGACGTACGGCGATGCCGGCGCGCCTGCGATCAGCGGTGTCGATCTGACCGTCCCCGAGGGCGAGCTGGTGCTTCTCGTCGGCCCCTCCGGTGTCGGCAAGTCGACACTGCTGAGTGCGGTCTCCGGGCTGGTCCCGCACTTCACCGGAGGCACCCTGCGCGGCCGCGTCACCGTCGACGGCCGCGACACCCGCACCCACAAGCCGCGCGAACTCGCCGATCTCGTCGGCACGGTGGGCCAGGACCCGCTCGCCCACTTCGTCACCGACACGGTCGAGGACGAGCTGGCGTACGGCATGGAGTCGCTGGGCCTCGCCCCCGAGGTGATGCGCCGGCGCGTCGAGGAGACGCTGGACCTGCTCGGCATGGCCGAGCTGCGGGACCGCCCCATCGCAACGCTGTCGGGCGGTCAGCAGCAGCGGGTCGCGATCGGCTCCGTACTGACCCCGCACCCCAGGATCCTTGTGCTCGACGAGCCGACGTCCGCGCTGGACCCGGCCGCGGCGGAGGAGGTGCTGGCGGTCCTCCAGCGTCTGGTCCACGATCTCGGCACGACGATTCTGATGGCGGAGCACCGCCTGGAGCGGGTGGTGCAGTACGCGGACCAGGTCATCCTGCTCCCCGCCCCCGGCGCGCCCCCGGTCGTCGGCGACCCGGCCGGCATCATGGCGGTCTCCCCCGTATACCCGCCGGTGGTGGCGCTGGGCCGGCTGGCGGGCTGGGACCCGCTGCCGCTGTCCGTACGGGACGCGCGGCGCAGGGCCGGTGCCCTGCGGGAGCGCCTGGCGGACCTTTCCCCCACCCCACGCCTTCCCGCGACCGGCACTCCACTCCCGACCCCGCGCCTTGCCGCAACCGGCACTCCGCCCCCGACCCCGCGCCTCAATCGCCGACGGGGCATCTTCGCCGCCCGTCCGGCGAAGGACACCTCGCACGGCCCCCTCGCCGAGGTCCAGGCGCTCACCGTCCGCCGCGACCGCATCGAAGCCCTCCGCCGCGTCGGTCTCTCCGTGGCCCCCGGCGAGACCATCGCCCTCATGGGCCGCAACGGCGCCGGAAAGTCGACCCTCCTCTCCAGCCTCGTGGGCATGGTCGAACCCACCTCCGGCAGCGTCCTCGTCGGCGGTCTCACCCCCCACCGCACCCCTCCCCGCGAGCTGATCCGCCAGGTCGGCCTCGTCCCGCAGGAGCCCCGCGATCTGCTGTACGCCGACACCGTGGCCGCCGAGTGCGCGGCCGCCGACGCGGACGCCGGCGCCACCCCCGGCTCCTGCCGGGCCCTGGTGAGCGAGCTGCTCCCCGACGTACCGGACGCGACCCACCCCCGCGATCTCTCCGAGGGGCAGCGACTCGCCCTCGCCCTGGCCATCGTGCTGACCGGCCGGCCCCCGCTGCTCCTCCTCGACGAGCCGACCCGCGGTCTGGACTATGCGGCGAAGGCCCGGCTCGTCGGCGTCCTCAGGGACCTGGCCGCCGAGGGGCACGCCATCGTCCTGGCCACCCACGACGTGGAGCTGGCCGCCGACCTCGCGCACCGCGTCGTGATCCTGGCCGACGGCGAGATCGTCGCGGACGGCCCGACCTCCGAGGTCGTCGTCTCCTCCCCCGCCTTCGCGCCCCAGGTCGCCAAGATCCTGGCCCCGCAGAAGTGGCTGACCGTCGCGCAGGTGCGGGAGGCGGAGGCACTGTGA
- a CDS encoding alpha/beta fold hydrolase has protein sequence MTNNSTSSARLAPPIGGFQEIEGRRIFVHPSGSGGPAVVFLPGASAVGLDYFGVQQEVSQFTTAVLYDRGGTGYSDQLPLPRTAAAVATELRELLRAQNIAAPYVLVPHSLGGFYAHRFAQLYPQDVAGLVWLDALHRDWDDFMPPAASLAAVEQMAPDGEQLERMRPARREMHAELLADYPEHVRQALVDAKVSDEWTHVGIAERTKLAELATELRAGPNIPDVPVVALTVVGTDPAQQTLTSERTLQEMHDGHTRMDAALVSAVSHGEQRILSDTVHHRLCFDRPDAVVQAIRDVVDRARP, from the coding sequence ATGACGAACAACAGCACTTCCTCGGCTCGGCTCGCCCCGCCGATCGGAGGGTTCCAGGAGATCGAAGGCCGCCGCATTTTCGTGCATCCGTCGGGCAGCGGCGGACCGGCCGTCGTGTTCCTGCCGGGCGCCAGCGCGGTCGGGCTGGACTATTTCGGTGTCCAGCAAGAGGTTTCGCAGTTCACCACCGCTGTGCTGTACGACCGCGGCGGCACGGGCTACAGCGATCAACTCCCGCTGCCGCGCACCGCCGCCGCGGTCGCCACGGAACTGCGCGAGCTGCTGCGCGCCCAGAACATCGCCGCCCCATACGTTCTGGTACCGCACTCTCTCGGCGGCTTCTACGCCCACCGGTTCGCGCAGCTGTACCCACAGGACGTGGCCGGGCTGGTCTGGTTGGACGCCCTCCACCGCGACTGGGACGACTTCATGCCTCCCGCGGCGAGTCTGGCCGCGGTCGAGCAGATGGCACCTGACGGGGAGCAGCTGGAACGGATGCGCCCGGCCCGGCGCGAGATGCACGCCGAGTTGCTCGCGGACTACCCGGAGCACGTGCGGCAGGCGCTGGTCGATGCCAAGGTGAGTGACGAATGGACCCACGTCGGCATCGCCGAGCGCACCAAGTTGGCCGAACTCGCCACCGAACTGCGGGCCGGGCCGAACATTCCCGACGTCCCGGTGGTTGCTCTCACCGTGGTCGGCACCGACCCCGCCCAGCAGACGCTGACGTCGGAGCGGACATTGCAAGAGATGCATGACGGCCACACGAGAATGGACGCGGCCCTGGTGAGCGCGGTCTCGCACGGGGAACAACGCATCCTCTCCGACACTGTCCACCACCGACTCTGCTTCGACCGCCCCGATGCCGTGGTCCAGGCGATCCGCGACGTCGTCGACCGAGCTCGCCCCTAG
- a CDS encoding transglycosylase SLT domain-containing protein — MSRSLVSRIANRPKSALVGSALVLGTAGMVIGMNPATASAAPAAGSAKAVAQKLIADDAQFQCFSKIVSHESGWDVNAANTSSGAYGLVQALPGKKMASAGADWKTNPATQIKWGLDYMNDRYGSPCGAWSSWQDKGWY; from the coding sequence TTGTCCCGCTCGCTCGTCAGCCGCATCGCCAACCGCCCGAAGTCCGCTCTCGTCGGCTCCGCCCTTGTACTGGGCACCGCCGGCATGGTGATCGGCATGAACCCGGCCACGGCCTCGGCCGCTCCGGCCGCCGGTTCGGCCAAGGCTGTGGCGCAGAAGCTGATCGCCGACGACGCACAGTTCCAGTGCTTCAGCAAGATCGTGTCGCACGAGAGCGGCTGGGACGTGAACGCGGCCAACACCTCCAGCGGTGCGTACGGCCTGGTCCAGGCCCTGCCGGGCAAGAAGATGGCGTCCGCGGGCGCGGACTGGAAGACCAACCCGGCCACCCAGATCAAGTGGGGCCTGGACTACATGAACGACCGCTACGGCAGCCCCTGCGGCGCCTGGTCCTCCTGGCAGGACAAGGGCTGGTACTGA
- a CDS encoding MerR family transcriptional regulator, which translates to MPWSRRSATSSTELAPRLGTTTLYEDPRRTVLTISQLAATAGVTVRTVRHYHHVGLLPEPARDASGYRRYSAQAAVDLIRIRTLADAGVPLARIDALLHAQPTEFAAAITDIDAELQRKIDQLAEYRRRIAELAGGERLVLPPEVVAILNRMRSLGVSERRVRLERDSWILMQALDPHVMPQRIRDKNAGFDDPETTRLYLACDQSVDWDPHDPRLDRLIDDLDAWEITHERDSNRAGYLKLVSSRISEASPAWQRIVEALAHRAKQRRPAGHDS; encoded by the coding sequence ATGCCGTGGTCCAGGCGATCCGCGACGTCGTCGACCGAGCTCGCCCCTAGACTCGGCACGACCACGTTGTACGAAGACCCGAGGCGGACGGTGCTCACGATCAGCCAGCTCGCGGCAACCGCCGGCGTGACCGTGCGCACCGTACGCCACTACCACCACGTCGGCCTGTTGCCCGAGCCCGCGCGCGATGCCTCCGGCTACCGCCGGTACAGCGCGCAAGCGGCGGTGGATCTCATCCGGATAAGGACCCTCGCCGATGCCGGGGTGCCACTGGCCCGTATCGACGCGCTGCTGCATGCGCAGCCGACCGAATTCGCCGCGGCCATCACCGACATCGACGCCGAATTGCAGCGCAAGATCGACCAGCTCGCCGAATACCGCCGCAGGATCGCCGAACTGGCCGGCGGCGAAAGGCTTGTCCTGCCCCCCGAGGTGGTCGCCATCCTGAACCGGATGCGCAGTCTCGGGGTCAGCGAACGGAGGGTACGACTCGAGCGCGACTCGTGGATCCTGATGCAGGCACTGGACCCGCACGTCATGCCGCAGCGGATACGGGACAAGAACGCCGGCTTCGACGACCCCGAGACGACGCGCCTGTATCTCGCCTGTGATCAATCAGTCGACTGGGATCCGCACGATCCACGCCTGGACCGGCTCATCGACGACCTGGACGCATGGGAGATCACGCACGAACGAGACAGCAACCGGGCGGGGTATCTGAAGCTGGTCTCTTCCCGGATCTCCGAGGCGTCACCGGCATGGCAACGCATCGTCGAGGCGCTCGCCCACCGCGCCAAGCAGCGCCGACCCGCCGGGCACGACAGCTGA